A window of Bacteroidota bacterium genomic DNA:
ATGCAATACTGGCAAGCGCAAGAAAAATAATTATGCAGACAATCTCTGTCCAGAATTGTTTTAGTTCGGTTAGTTCTTTTTCTTGTTTTGTAAGGGCATCTTTTTTGTCTTCTTCAAGTTTTGTTACTTTCTCCTGCTTTTCAATTTCATATTTTGCCTGAATTGCCATTGCTGTATTAACATTTTGATTCTTTATTAAAGAATCATTTATTTTCTGGAAACGATATGCATTTTTGTAATCCTCCAATGATTCAAATGCAATTCTAATTGGGTCTACCACCTCTGTTATTAATTCGCCAATGTTTTTTTTGTTTGCGTATTCAAAAGATGATAATAATAATGGTAATGCCTGTTTATTTTCCCCTTGGTTTAAAAATATTTTACCTTTTATGGCATTTGTCCAATTATGACCAAACTGATAATTATTGTTTAGATAATAACATGAATCTGATTTGCTGCAATAATAAAAAGCAGAATCAAATTCCCTTTTATTAATAAATAATTCTGCTACATTTATATAATCAACATCAGGACATTTTCCATTTTTCAATTTCAATGTTATGGCTTTATTATAATAATATAGTGCCGAATCAAATTTCATTTCATCTTGATAAACAAGACCCATCGTTCCCCAATTATATGGCAGCATATCATAATATTTTTGTTTTTCATTTATTGAAATTGCTTTTTTAAGATACTCTATGGATTTCTCATTGTTCTGCACACTACTATAAACCTGACCAAGCCTGAAGTACGAATTTGAAATTCCTTTAATGTCGTTTATTTCTTCTCTTATTTTTAATGAAGTATAAAATTTTTCTGCTGCTTTAGAATAATCAATATTCTGAAACAAATAATAACGTCCTTCAAGTACATTGGCGTCTCCAATGGCTTTTTTATAATTAATTCTTCCTGATAGATTAATTGCGCTGTCGCAATAGAATACCAATTTGTCACTATTAAATTCCTCCTTCGCTACCTGCAATAGAATTTTAATTTTATTTGTGTCAACTTTTTCTTTTGCAAGAAGTGTTAGCAGGGAGTCAATTTTATTTTGTTGCCCCAAGCAAGAGCAACTAATAGCAAAAAATAAACTGTAGGAAATTATTTTTCTCATCAAGAAATATTATTTGTAAGACCTGTATACTTCCCGCTGCAAATCTATATGCGAATTCTTTTTGTGGTATGGAATTTTTTTCAACCATAGCTTGAACGCATTCCAGTGAATCAAAGATATGATTTGTAAAGTTATAAACGGGAAGCGGATGGCGTACCAGAATAATCTTGAATTGGTAAGTTCTTTTCTTGTGCCCGTGAGTGTAGTGATGATTATTTTATTATTGTCTTTTGCAAGTGTATCAATTTTTATATTCAGTTTTTCATCAGGAATTCCAATATTAAAATCGAACTGTGTATCCATATCTGTAAAAGGAGAAACGTAAAAGTGCTTTGTGGTGTTGAGATGGAATTTCTTACCGTAAAAGTTTTCTTTGCTGAGGAAGAATGGTTTCATTTCCCTGTAAGTGTTGCTGATTTCAACAACACAAGACCTCACCTCCAACCCCTCTCCTTGAGAAGGAGAGGGGAGTATGAAGTAAAACGAAACAGGATTGAACTGGTATCCGAATGTGCAGAGGTTTGTAAGAAGAAATATTTTTTCATTTTTCAATTCAATTCCGTTTTGTTTCAGGTAATCTCTGATATGTTCTTTAGTTGATTTTGTTTTATCGGGATTTTCTTTTGGCAGTTGCAGATGGTCTTTGTCGCGGAAGTTGAAAACATTAAAACGATTCCTGCTGATGAAGAAAAACTTTTTTGCGAGAACATCAATTTCATCCCAATCAATATAGAACATGAACACATTGTAATGAAATCGGTGTTGCTTCGGTTCAAAGCGATGGTGCATTACTTGCGCTCTGTATAAACAGGAATTCATAATACTTTTTTTCCAGTTAATTGCTCGCATAAATTTACAGATGACAACAATGCGTCCTCATGAAAGCCATATCTGAAATAACTTCCGCAAAAATACAGCGGACCGCTTTCGTTTAATTTTGGTAATTCTTTTTGTGCTTTCACGGCTTCCAAATCAAACAGCGGGTGAGTGTATTCAATTGTCTTGATTATTTTTTTCTTATCAATATTTTCTTCGCTATTAATATTCACAAAATAATTTTTCTTTTCCGAAACTTGTTGAAGTGAATTCATCCAGTAAATTGTAGAAGGCATTAAAGTATTATTCTTTTCTTCTATTCTGTAGTTCCAGCTTGACCATGCGCGTTTTGTTTTAGGCATTACGCTTTCATCTGTGTGAAGCGTTGCAATATTTTTCTGGTACTTAAATTTGCTCAGCAATCTTTTTTCTTCTTCTGTTGGATTTGAAATCATTTTTAAAGATTCATCTCCGTGAGAGGCAAAAATTACTTTATCAAATATTTTTTCTCCATTCTTTGAAATTACTTTTGCTTTATTATTTTCTCTTTCAACTTTCACGACAGGATTATTAACTTCAATTTTTTCTTTGAAAGGTTTGATAAAGATATCACGGTAGGTTTTGCTTCCGTTTTCTACTGTGTACCACTGGTGCTGTGTATTCAGTCCGAGGAAACCGTGATTGAAAAAAAATCTTACGAGCGTTTGTGCCGGGAAGTTGACCATTAAATCCATCGGAGTGCTCCACACGGCAGAACACATCGGTATTAAATATTTCCAGAGCATGTCTTGGCTATAATCTTCTTCCTTTATATATGTACTCAATGAATAATTATCGTACTTAGGATTATCAAGAATTTTTATACTCTCACTGTTGAAGCTGGAAATTTGTTTCAGCATTTTTATATATCGAGAACTGAAAATATTTTTCCGTTGCGCAAATAATCCGTTTAGTCCCGAACCGCAATATTCCAGTCCGCTCGGCACATGCTGAACGGAAAACGACATGGAAGTTTTTTTCGTGGGAACTTTTAATTCAGAAAAAAGTTTTGTTAAAAGCGGATACGTAACGTGATTAAAAACCATGAAGCCCGTGTCAATGAAAATTTCTTTTCCATCTTCATCAATAGTGATTGTATTTGTGTGTCCGCCTACATAATCATTCTTCTCGTAAATCGTCAAATCAAATTTATGCCGGAGAAAATGTGCGCAAGACATTCCCGCGATTCCTGTTCCGATTATAGCGAGCGACTCTTTCATTTTTTCCTGAAGAGATAATGACAAACCATCCACTCGTTTCCATTGTTAAATCCCCAGAGTTCAGCGCAAGCCATGAAGAAAATTCTCCAGTAGACAAACCATTTCAAAGCATTTTCTTTTCCATATGTATTTCCAAAAATGGAAATGATTTCTTTTTTATTCGAATCCATATTTTTCAGCCAGGCTTCTGAAGTTTTTGAATAATGGGTTCCGTTTACAATCCAGAAATTCTCTTTCACTAAATGCTCGTCAAAATAAAAAAGCAAATCATTGTTTGGCATTATTCCTCCTGTGAAAAAGTATTTGCTCATCCAATCCGATTCATCTTTTATTTCAAACTTGTAAGCAGATTTTTTGTGAGTGAAAATATGCACGAACAATTTTCCATCCTCTTTCAGCCAGTTTGAAATTCTTTTCATCAGTTCGTGATAATTCCTCATATGTTCAAACATTTCCACGGAAATAACTCGGTCAAATTTCTTATCGCCAGAAAAATGATTCATATCCGCTGTAATAATGGTAAGATTTGAAATGTTTCTCTTCTTTGCTTCATTGTCAATATAAATTTTCTGTGTGCGTGAATTGGAAACTGAAGTTATATTGCTCTTCGGAAATTTTTCCGCTATGAATAACGATAGCGAACCCCATCCGCAGCCGAGTTCAAGAATTTCCATTCCGTCTTTTAATTCTGCTCGCTCGCAGGTTAATTCGAGCATGTCGCACTCGGCAGTATTTAAATCAGAAACTCCTTCCTTATAATAACAGGAACTGTATTTCAAATGTTTTCCTAAAACAAGTTTGTAAAATTCTGTCGGCACTTCGTAATGCTGTTCATTTGCGGAATTAGTTTCAACAGCAATGGGAGAATTTTTCAGTTCGTCAATTAATTCAAGCAAATATTTTTTATTTGCTTCTGCGCTTCCTTTATTTTCTTCATAAAGCCGCTGCTGAAGCAATTGCCGAATCTTCCAGCAAATCAATGAATCGGGAATGATATTTTTCTCTAGAAGAAAATTTAAAACCATGACTGGTGAAACTAACTATTTTCTTCTCATCTTTGCTGAAACTTATTTCATGCAACATATATTAATTGACAGCGCCATCGGTATTCTTTCATTCATTCTTGTTGTCTACGCCATAGCGCAATTTATCAAAGACAACAGCATCGTGGATATTGCCTGGGGAATCGGTTTCATCATTGCCACCTCCATTTCTTTTCTCGAGTCGAATAAATTTTTTGTACAAAATCTTCTGGCGAATTCGTTGGTTGTTATATGGGGATTGCGACTTGCGATTTATATTTTCGTTCGCCATCACGGAAAACCAGAAGACTATCGTTATAAAGAAATGCGCGACAGTTGGGGAAAAAATGTTCTGCTGATGGGATTCTTGAAAGTTTTTTTTCCGCAGGCAATCGTGATGTACATAATTGCTTTTCCGATTCTGGTGGTGAATTCTTTTCCGCACAATGAAATTCAAATCACGGATATTGCAGGTGGAATCATCTGGCTCATCGGATTTTTCTTTGAAGCCGTTGGCGATATGCAAATGTTCAACTATAAAAAAAATCCGGCAAATAAAGGAAAAGTGATGCGCTACGGTTTATGGAAATTTACCCGCCACCCGAATTATTTTGGAGAAGCAACTATGTGGTGGGGAATTTTTCTGATTGCGATTCCTTCCGGTTACTGGTATCTCTCGCTTCTCAGTCCAATTGTAATTACACTCCTTATTATAAAAGTAACGGGCGTTGAACTGCTCGAAAAAAAATATAAAGACAATGTGGAATATCAGGATTACAATCGCAAAACAAATTCATTTTTCCCCGGGCTTCCGAAAAAATAATTTCAGAATTTCTACAGAATCATTCTTCACATTCGCAGTTGAAAACTAATTTATCTTGACAAATAATCGTTTTCTCTTCGGAAAAAATTTTACATTTGAAAAATCATTCAACAAAAAATGAATCTCTTTACAAAACTTTTCTTTTTACATTTTCTTTTTTCCGTTGTCGCTCTGAGTGAATTGGAAGGGCAGCAATACATCTGGACGCAGAAAGCATCTTTGCCTGCAGCTGCGCGCCATCGCTGCGCGGTGCTGAACATTGGCGGGCGCGCATATCTCGGGCTCGGGCATTACAACGTGATGGGCGATGTGCTCTTCGATGACTGGTGGGAATATGACCCGGGAACAAATTCATGGACGCAGAAAGCAAATTTTGGCGGAGGAAAACGTTTAGGCCCTGCTTACTTCACCATCGGAAATAAAGGTTATGTCGGAACAGGAAGAGACATCACCGGGACAAACTACAATGACTTGTGGGAATATGACCCGATGACAAACAAGTGGACACAAAAAGCTTCGTTTGCAGGTTCCGCCAGAAGGATGGCAGTTGGATTTCCCATAGGCAACAAAGGATATATTGGAACAGGCGAAGGTCCTACCAACTATCTCGCAAGTTTATGGGAGTACGACCCTTCCACAAATTCCTGGACACAAAAGGCATCCTATCCTCCGGGCGGAAGATTTGCTGCGACAGGTTTTTCCATAGGGAACAAAGGATATTTGGGAACAGGAGAAGATAACACCGGAAATTCCAGCAATGATTTTTATGAATATGACCCCGCCACAAATGTCTGGACGCTAAAAGCAAATGTTCCCGGAGTTGCACGCGAAGCCGCCTGCGGATTTTCTTACAACGGAAAAGGATACATCGGCACAGGTGAAGATTATCAGAGCGGAAATTCGCAAAGCGATTTTTATGAATATGACCCGACAACAAATTCCTGGGATACGATTGCAAATTTTGCCGGCACTGCCCGCAGATACATGGTGGGAGTTTCACTCGGCACAAGAGCATATGCGGGAACGGGAACCAGCGGAAATAATTTTAACGACTGGTGGGAATACGGAAATCTTTCAGCGGTTGATGAATTGAATCCGGAAGACAGGGTTTCAATTTTTCCAAATCCTTTCTCCGAAAGCGCTGCACTGCGAATTACTAATCCTGGCGAATTGCAAATAGAAAAATTACAGATAAAAGTTTTTGATAACACAGGAAAAGAAATTCTTCCACTTATAATTCGTAATGCGGATTCATTCGTAATTCGCAGAGGAGACATTGCCGCAGGAATTTATTTTCTCCGGTTGATTTCAGAAAACAAAATCATTGCAACTAAAAAATTTATTATTCAGTGAGAATTTTCAAAACGATATTGATTTTATTTCTTTCGCTTTTTTTTGCGAAAAGTTTTTCTCAGAACACCTGGAAAAAAGTTGCCGCTTTCGCAGGAAGCAAGCGCGAGCGCTCGGTTGGATTTGCATAGCGAACAAAGGATATATCGGCATAGGACAGGATACAGCAAACAATATGCTGAATGATTTCTGGGAATACGATACAACCTTCAATGCATGGACGCAACTTGCAGATTTTGGCGGAGTGGCAAGGCGCGATGCAGTTGGATTTTCCATCGGAAGCAAAGGATATATCGGAACCGGAATTGATAATTACGATTCGAATTTCGGAAATCAACTCAGCGATTTTTGGGAATATGATCCCGCTTCGAATGTGTGGACGCAGCGCGCAAACTTCCCCGGAAATTTTGGCGGAGGAGTTTACAAGGCAACCGGTTTTGAAGCGGGCGGAATGGGATACATCTGCGGAGGGCAGGTGGGTTCTTCTTCTTACAGCAACGAGTTGTGGCAATACAATCCGTCAACCAATATGTGGCTGCAGCGCGCAAACTTTCCTCCGGGTGACCGCTTCGGCTTGACAAGTTTTTCCATTAACGGAAAAGGATATGTGGGAACAGGCGCTGACTATAATTTAATGAACAACGATTTATGGGAATACAATCCATCAGGCGACACATGGGCGCAGAAAAATAATTTGCCCGCTTCGCAGCGAATGTACTGCACGGGTTTTGCCATCGGCACCAAAGGATACATTGCGCTCGGCACCGATGGCGGCAGCCGCACCGATTTATTTGAATACAATCCGTCCACAAATTCCTGGGCGGTGCGCTCGGCTTATCCGGGTGCGGCAAGAAAATCAACTCCGGCATTTACCATAGGCAACGAAGCGTTTGTGGGAACCGGCAGCAGCGATGCGGGCGACCGGAAAGACATGTATGTGTATTCTCCGCTGGTTCCCGCTGCCGTTGAAGAAATTTCACAGGAGAATTTGGTTTCTGTTTTTCCGAATCCTTTTGCTGAAACGGCAACACTGCGAATTACGAACCTTCACGCATTACGAATAGAAAAAATTCAAATTACATTTTTCAATTTAGCAGGAGAAGAAGTTCAGCCATTCGTAATTCGTAATTCGGATTCATTCGTAATTCGCAGGAATAATTTGAGAGCAGGAATTTATTTGTATAAAGTATCGGATGAGAAAAAAATAATCGGCACAGGGAAAATAATTGTTGAGTAAATGAAATTCAGAAATAATAGTTTCATTTTTTTTCTTTGTGTTGTTACTCTGAGTTCAGCGCAGCAAAATACCTGGACAAAAAAAGCCGACTTCACGGGAACAGAAAGAACTTCCGCAGTTGGATTTGCAATTGACACGAACGGCTACATCGGCACGGGCTATGACACTGCCGACTTCAAACGGAATTTTTACTCGTGGAATCAGAATAATAATTTATGGAGAAAAATTTCCGGCATCGGAGGCGCAAGTGGTTCAGGTCTTTCGCGCGACATGGCGGTTTGCTTTGTGGTGAATTCAAAAGCGTACGTGGGAACGGGACAGGGGCTTGCGTGGTACATGAATGATTTCTGGATGTATGACCCCGTTGCAAATGCCTGGACGCAGGTTGCAGATTTCATGGGCAGTGCACGAAGAGGCGCGGTGGGTTTTTCCATCGGCAGCAAAGGATATGCGGGCCTCGGGCTTGACCAGAACGGATTGCGAAATGATTTTTTTGAATACGACCCTGCTGCAAATCTCTGGACAGCCAAAGCAAATTTTCCAAACACACCGCGGCAACTCGCTGTGGGATTTTCCATTGGCGCGAAAGGATATGTGGGCACAGGCGATGACGGAATTCTGAAAAATGATTTCTGGGAATTTGACCCCGCAGCGAACACATGGATTCCGAAAGCGAATTTTTCCGGCACCCCGCGCAGAAGCGCTTGCGCGTTTGTAATTGACTCCATTGCGTTTGTCGGAACCGGCTATGACAACACGCTGAATTATAAAAATGATTTCTGGAAATATTCTCCCGCCACCGATTCATGGACGCAGATTGCAAACTTTGGCGGAACTCCGCGCGCCAATGCCGTTGCGTTTTCTGTCGGCTCATTCGGCTATGTGGGCACGGGCTACGATGGATTTATGCGGGGAGATTTTTGGGAATACAGCCCCGTGCTTGCCGTGGAAGAACTCGAACCGCAGATTTCCGTGAGTGTTTTTCCGAACCCGTTTGCTGAAAGCGCAACTCTGCGAATTACGAATGGAAACCGAATTGCGAATTACGAATTTAAACTATATGACATAAATGGAAAAAAAATTTCTCCTGAAATTATTCGTACTTCGGATTCATTCGTAATTCGCAGGGGTGGCATTGCCGCAGGAATTTATTTTTACGAAATCACTTTCAGGAATAAAATTCTTCACAGTGGAAAATTAATCACGCGCTGATTTTCTCTATCTTGCGCGAATGGAAAATTTTTCCGGGGAAAAACTTCCCTTCTCCAAACAAATTGCGTACGCCTGCGGAATGCTCGGCTGGAGCATTCTCACGAACATAATCGGAGTTATGCTCGTTTATTTTTATTTGCCGCCATCCACTTCCGGATTGGTGAATCTTTTATCTCAAACTTTAATTTTCGGGGTACTGAATCTTGCTGCGGCAATCACGGGCGCTGGAAGATTGTTCGATGCGTTTTACGACCCGTTCATCGGGCAACTCAGCGACCGAAGTAAAAATCCGAAGGGAAGAAGAATTCCGTTTATGAAATTTGCGATTGTTCCCGCCATGATTTTTTGTTCGCTTGTGTATTTGCCTATGACAAATCACGAAAGTATTTCGAACGCATTGTGGCTGACGATTGTTTTGATTCTGTTTTTTGTTTCTGCCACCACTTATATTATTCCGTACAATGCGATGCTTCCTGAAATGGCGCATACTTCGGAAGAAAAAGTGCGGCTCTCCACGTTTCAGCAGGCGGGATTTGTCTTCGGAATTATTATTTCTTCTGCAATCAATAATATTGCCGGTGTATTTCAACATATTTTTTCTTTTGAGGAACGGATTTCAGCCGTTCAGTTTTCTATTGTAGGATTGAGTATTCTCGGAGGAATTTTTATGGCCGTTCCTGTTTTTGCGATTGATGAAAAAAAATATTGCAAAGGGAAACCATCGCAGCTTTCTATTCTTCCTGCCATGAAACAAACATTCCGGAATAAAAATTTCATTTATTATATCACTGCCGATTTCTCCTGGTACATGGCGCTGTATATCATCGTGAGCGGCTTGCTTTATTTTCTCACCGTGCTGTGCGGGGGAAAAGAAGAAGAAGGATTTTACCTGATGGCAACCATGGTGCTGTGCTCGCTTTTATTTTATCCGTTCATTACTATTTTCGCCAATAAAACAGGAAAGAAAAAAATAGTGCTGTTTTCTTTTGCGCTGATGTCGGGAGTTTTTCTCTTGGTATATTACCTTGGGAAACTACCTCTTCCACCGAAAACTCAAATGTACATGCTTGCCATTTTTGCTTCGCTTCCATTGGCTACGCTCGGAATTTTACCTCCCGCCATTCTTGCCGAGATTGCAGAAGAGGATGCGAAAACCTCCGGTGAAAACCGCGAGGGGCTTTACTTTGCGGTGAAATATTTTTTCGTGAAACTCGGGCAAACATTCGGCATGGGGTTGTTTGCTTTTCTTACGCTCTATGGAAAAGACCCCGGCAATGATTTTGGTTTGCGGCTAAACGGCATCTGCGGGTTTGTGTTATGCGTGATTGCGTTTGTTGTTTTCTCAAATTTCAGAGAAGATAAAAACGTTAGCGGCAGAGTAGAAAATAAATAATTGTTTTCGATTTCATTTGCCACCTAAAATTATTTTACCGAATAAATCATTAATTGCGCCTCTCTGTTCGTCCCCGATGGTGAAGCAAGGAAAATTTGTTTGAGTTCAGGAATGAAAAGTGAAGTCCGCGCTCCTGAATGGGAAGAAATTTTTCCGCTTGCCAGATAATTATTTACATCGGTTTGTTTTATAATATCAATGTAGCCGCCACCGCAACTCAGATAAATTTCTTTGGTTGTGTTGTTGTAAAAAATATCATCCACATCGTTATCAATATCCAAGGAAGAATTTATTTTTCCTGTTTGTGTGTCCAACACCAACATCTTTGCAGGATGACGGCAGCCAATGAACAAGCGGTGGTTGGTTTCATCCAGCGCCATAGGGAAATTTGATTTTGCTTC
This region includes:
- a CDS encoding SpoIIE family protein phosphatase; the encoded protein is MRKIISYSLFFAISCSCLGQQNKIDSLLTLLAKEKVDTNKIKILLQVAKEEFNSDKLVFYCDSAINLSGRINYKKAIGDANVLEGRYYLFQNIDYSKAAEKFYTSLKIREEINDIKGISNSYFRLGQVYSSVQNNEKSIEYLKKAISINEKQKYYDMLPYNWGTMGLVYQDEMKFDSALYYYNKAITLKLKNGKCPDVDYINVAELFINKREFDSAFYYCSKSDSCYYLNNNYQFGHNWTNAIKGKIFLNQGENKQALPLLLSSFEYANKKNIGELITEVVDPIRIAFESLEDYKNAYRFQKINDSLIKNQNVNTAMAIQAKYEIEKQEKVTKLEEDKKDALTKQEKELTELKQFWTEIVCIIIFLALASIAFVIYKRYKAKKKTNEELMAKNLIIAEKNKDITDSINYAKNIQEAILPAKEIKYKLFPDAFVLFQPKDVVSGDFYWFAEKNGKRIIAAVDCTGHGVPGGFMSMLGNAFLNEIVNQRGITQPSEILSELRFNIIRALKQSGKEGATKDGMDIALLSFDDKNNAVEFAGAYNPLLLLRKENGTYKMEEYLADKRPIGYYLGKGLPFTNQKINLHKGDTLYIFSDGYADQFGGPKGKKFKYKQLQEVLLSIQNEPMVKQEEILFDTFKKWKGSLEQIDDMLVIGIRV
- a CDS encoding DUF1365 domain-containing protein, producing the protein MNSCLYRAQVMHHRFEPKQHRFHYNVFMFYIDWDEIDVLAKKFFFISRNRFNVFNFRDKDHLQLPKENPDKTKSTKEHIRDYLKQNGIELKNEKIFLLTNLCTFGYQFNPVSFYFILPSPSQGEGLEVRSCVVEISNTYREMKPFFLSKENFYGKKFHLNTTKHFYVSPFTDMDTQFDFNIGIPDEKLNIKIDTLAKDNNKIIITTLTGTRKELTNSRLFWYAIRFPFITLQIISLIHWNAFKLWLKKIPYHKKNSHIDLQREVYRSYK
- a CDS encoding FAD-dependent oxidoreductase — encoded protein: MKESLAIIGTGIAGMSCAHFLRHKFDLTIYEKNDYVGGHTNTITIDEDGKEIFIDTGFMVFNHVTYPLLTKLFSELKVPTKKTSMSFSVQHVPSGLEYCGSGLNGLFAQRKNIFSSRYIKMLKQISSFNSESIKILDNPKYDNYSLSTYIKEEDYSQDMLWKYLIPMCSAVWSTPMDLMVNFPAQTLVRFFFNHGFLGLNTQHQWYTVENGSKTYRDIFIKPFKEKIEVNNPVVKVERENNKAKVISKNGEKIFDKVIFASHGDESLKMISNPTEEEKRLLSKFKYQKNIATLHTDESVMPKTKRAWSSWNYRIEEKNNTLMPSTIYWMNSLQQVSEKKNYFVNINSEENIDKKKIIKTIEYTHPLFDLEAVKAQKELPKLNESGPLYFCGSYFRYGFHEDALLSSVNLCEQLTGKKVL
- a CDS encoding class I SAM-dependent methyltransferase, whose product is MVLNFLLEKNIIPDSLICWKIRQLLQQRLYEENKGSAEANKKYLLELIDELKNSPIAVETNSANEQHYEVPTEFYKLVLGKHLKYSSCYYKEGVSDLNTAECDMLELTCERAELKDGMEILELGCGWGSLSLFIAEKFPKSNITSVSNSRTQKIYIDNEAKKRNISNLTIITADMNHFSGDKKFDRVISVEMFEHMRNYHELMKRISNWLKEDGKLFVHIFTHKKSAYKFEIKDESDWMSKYFFTGGIMPNNDLLFYFDEHLVKENFWIVNGTHYSKTSEAWLKNMDSNKKEIISIFGNTYGKENALKWFVYWRIFFMACAELWGFNNGNEWMVCHYLFRKK
- a CDS encoding DUF1295 domain-containing protein; this encodes MTGETNYFLLIFAETYFMQHILIDSAIGILSFILVVYAIAQFIKDNSIVDIAWGIGFIIATSISFLESNKFFVQNLLANSLVVIWGLRLAIYIFVRHHGKPEDYRYKEMRDSWGKNVLLMGFLKVFFPQAIVMYIIAFPILVVNSFPHNEIQITDIAGGIIWLIGFFFEAVGDMQMFNYKKNPANKGKVMRYGLWKFTRHPNYFGEATMWWGIFLIAIPSGYWYLSLLSPIVITLLIIKVTGVELLEKKYKDNVEYQDYNRKTNSFFPGLPKK
- a CDS encoding T9SS type A sorting domain-containing protein; translation: MNLFTKLFFLHFLFSVVALSELEGQQYIWTQKASLPAAARHRCAVLNIGGRAYLGLGHYNVMGDVLFDDWWEYDPGTNSWTQKANFGGGKRLGPAYFTIGNKGYVGTGRDITGTNYNDLWEYDPMTNKWTQKASFAGSARRMAVGFPIGNKGYIGTGEGPTNYLASLWEYDPSTNSWTQKASYPPGGRFAATGFSIGNKGYLGTGEDNTGNSSNDFYEYDPATNVWTLKANVPGVAREAACGFSYNGKGYIGTGEDYQSGNSQSDFYEYDPTTNSWDTIANFAGTARRYMVGVSLGTRAYAGTGTSGNNFNDWWEYGNLSAVDELNPEDRVSIFPNPFSESAALRITNPGELQIEKLQIKVFDNTGKEILPLIIRNADSFVIRRGDIAAGIYFLRLISENKIIATKKFIIQ
- a CDS encoding T9SS type A sorting domain-containing protein, whose protein sequence is MQLKNLLFSENFQNDIDFISFAFFCEKFFSEHLEKSCRFRRKQARALGWICIANKGYIGIGQDTANNMLNDFWEYDTTFNAWTQLADFGGVARRDAVGFSIGSKGYIGTGIDNYDSNFGNQLSDFWEYDPASNVWTQRANFPGNFGGGVYKATGFEAGGMGYICGGQVGSSSYSNELWQYNPSTNMWLQRANFPPGDRFGLTSFSINGKGYVGTGADYNLMNNDLWEYNPSGDTWAQKNNLPASQRMYCTGFAIGTKGYIALGTDGGSRTDLFEYNPSTNSWAVRSAYPGAARKSTPAFTIGNEAFVGTGSSDAGDRKDMYVYSPLVPAAVEEISQENLVSVFPNPFAETATLRITNLHALRIEKIQITFFNLAGEEVQPFVIRNSDSFVIRRNNLRAGIYLYKVSDEKKIIGTGKIIVE
- a CDS encoding T9SS type A sorting domain-containing protein; this translates as MKFRNNSFIFFLCVVTLSSAQQNTWTKKADFTGTERTSAVGFAIDTNGYIGTGYDTADFKRNFYSWNQNNNLWRKISGIGGASGSGLSRDMAVCFVVNSKAYVGTGQGLAWYMNDFWMYDPVANAWTQVADFMGSARRGAVGFSIGSKGYAGLGLDQNGLRNDFFEYDPAANLWTAKANFPNTPRQLAVGFSIGAKGYVGTGDDGILKNDFWEFDPAANTWIPKANFSGTPRRSACAFVIDSIAFVGTGYDNTLNYKNDFWKYSPATDSWTQIANFGGTPRANAVAFSVGSFGYVGTGYDGFMRGDFWEYSPVLAVEELEPQISVSVFPNPFAESATLRITNGNRIANYEFKLYDINGKKISPEIIRTSDSFVIRRGGIAAGIYFYEITFRNKILHSGKLITR
- a CDS encoding MFS transporter — protein: MENFSGEKLPFSKQIAYACGMLGWSILTNIIGVMLVYFYLPPSTSGLVNLLSQTLIFGVLNLAAAITGAGRLFDAFYDPFIGQLSDRSKNPKGRRIPFMKFAIVPAMIFCSLVYLPMTNHESISNALWLTIVLILFFVSATTYIIPYNAMLPEMAHTSEEKVRLSTFQQAGFVFGIIISSAINNIAGVFQHIFSFEERISAVQFSIVGLSILGGIFMAVPVFAIDEKKYCKGKPSQLSILPAMKQTFRNKNFIYYITADFSWYMALYIIVSGLLYFLTVLCGGKEEEGFYLMATMVLCSLLFYPFITIFANKTGKKKIVLFSFALMSGVFLLVYYLGKLPLPPKTQMYMLAIFASLPLATLGILPPAILAEIAEEDAKTSGENREGLYFAVKYFFVKLGQTFGMGLFAFLTLYGKDPGNDFGLRLNGICGFVLCVIAFVVFSNFREDKNVSGRVENK